From Equus caballus isolate H_3958 breed thoroughbred unplaced genomic scaffold, TB-T2T haplotype2-0000768, whole genome shotgun sequence, one genomic window encodes:
- the LOC138922319 gene encoding ral guanine nucleotide dissociation stimulator-like isoform X1, with protein MCSCIPSLRGSGAQRANNDSLLQRCRHWLRPHLQDLRPFGRRNPQSSTQEMVQELAHGSYGSISLDRGQVQQTTDLARGWTEGRRGESLGQRNEACRMRALQAGLLERLPPSIGPALAPRNMANVTTIVFDCAAVLTSHGVLDHLLATMRLASLRVIWPGSHLGGPAYLPQVQLQHLGPRRAELEAPVPELLPALEPEQGPAPGPEAAPAVVPPSAPELEAASPPAASPPAASPPSASPGPERAPSASAPVPASELEQDAPLTFGRSLPPAAEVTAEASAELREERPKLLDFPPKLVAEQLTRMDAELFKKVEPRHCLGFVWCQRPNGSKEYLAPTVRATINQFLHVSGCVITTCLGDLSMTAQDRARVVELWIQVAKECRVLGNYASLRAIVSALQSPSISRLQKTWGRVARKSSRKLKRFIKDQWVSRRQLVKEATSMLTSLETGPTGAQKGLIPFLGTFLNYLLLLDTNMEDYLEGNEINFEKRSEEFKVTEQIFLLQEAVHLYHIEAEERFGAWFEAMEPLSEDESYSLSCHLEPPQERAGKMRRFFLPKKNRASLSSGLVTRPLTQNPATVADPGPSNSSSAACSSAAGTRLGNTRGPRPAPPMLMGRRTF; from the exons atgtgttcatgtatcccctctttgcgaggctctggcgcacagagagccaacaatgacagtcttctccagcgctgtcgacattggctgagaccgcacctccaagacctcaggccattcggaagaaggaaccctcag agctccacccaggagatggtccaggagctggcgcatgggtcctacggctccatctccctggacagggggcaagtgcagcagaccaccgaccttgcccggggctggactgaggggaga cgcggagagtcactcgggcagcggaatgaggcctgcaggatgcgggccctccaggcaggcctgctggagaggctgccgccgtccataggaccagccttggcgcctcgaaacatggccaacgtcaccaccatcgtgtttgactgcgcggctgtcctcacctcccacggggtcctggaccacctacttgctac gatgcggctggcctctctgcgtgtcatctggcctgggtcgcacctgggaggccctgcctaccttccccaggtccagctgcaacatctggggcccaggagggcagagctggaag cgccagttccagagctcctgccggctctagagccagagcaagggccagctccggggccagaggcagctccagctgtagttccaccgtccgcgccggagctggaggcggcctcaccaccagcagcctcacctccagcagcctcacctccatcggcctctccagggccggagcgagcgccatcagcttcagccccagtgccagcttctgagctggagcaagatgcgccattgacttttggacgatctctgcctccagctgccgaagtcaccgcagaagcgagcgccgagctgagagaggagaggcctaagctgctggacttccctccgaagctggtggccgagcagctgacccggatggatgcg gagctgttcaagaaggtggagccccgccactgcctgggttttgtgtggtgccagcggcccaatgggagcaaggagtacctggctcccacggttcgggccactatcaaccagtttcttcacgtgtccggctgcgtcatcacgacgtgccttggggacctcagcatgacggcccaggacagggccagagtcgtcgagctgtggattcaggtggccaag gagtgccgagtccttggaaattatgcgtccctgcgtgccatcgtgtctgctctgcagagcccctccatcagccgtctgcaaaagacatggggacgagttgccag gaagagctctcgaaagttgaagaggttcatcaaagaccagtgggtgagcaggaggcagctggtgaag gaggcgacctctatgttgaccagcctggagacgggccccacaggtgcccagaag gggctcatccccttccttggcacattcctcaattacctactgctgctggacaccaacatggaggattacctggag ggaaatgagatcaattttgagaaaaggagtgag gaattcaaagtcaccgagcagatcttcctgctccaggaggcagtccatctttaccacattgaggctgaggagcgatttggggcctggttcgaggccatggagcccctcagcgaggatgagag ctacagcctgtcctgccacctggagcccccacaggagagggccggcaagatgcgccggtttttcctgcccaagaagaaccgcgcgtctctcagctcagggctcg tcaccagacccctgacgcagaacccagcaacagtggcagatcccggtccttccaacagctcgagtgcagcctgctcttcagcggcggggacgcggctgggaaacacgcggggccccaggccggctcctcccatgctgatggggagaagaacattctaa
- the LOC138922319 gene encoding ral guanine nucleotide dissociation stimulator-like isoform X2, whose translation MSCSYPRWWLAGWKSSTQEMVQELAHGSYGSISLDRGQVQQTTDLARGWTEGRRGESLGQRNEACRMRALQAGLLERLPPSIGPALAPRNMANVTTIVFDCAAVLTSHGVLDHLLATMRLASLRVIWPGSHLGGPAYLPQVQLQHLGPRRAELEAPVPELLPALEPEQGPAPGPEAAPAVVPPSAPELEAASPPAASPPAASPPSASPGPERAPSASAPVPASELEQDAPLTFGRSLPPAAEVTAEASAELREERPKLLDFPPKLVAEQLTRMDAELFKKVEPRHCLGFVWCQRPNGSKEYLAPTVRATINQFLHVSGCVITTCLGDLSMTAQDRARVVELWIQVAKECRVLGNYASLRAIVSALQSPSISRLQKTWGRVARKSSRKLKRFIKDQWVSRRQLVKEATSMLTSLETGPTGAQKGLIPFLGTFLNYLLLLDTNMEDYLEGNEINFEKRSEEFKVTEQIFLLQEAVHLYHIEAEERFGAWFEAMEPLSEDESYSLSCHLEPPQERAGKMRRFFLPKKNRASLSSGLVTRPLTQNPATVADPGPSNSSSAACSSAAGTRLGNTRGPRPAPPMLMGRRTF comes from the exons atgtcgtgttcatatcccaggtggtggctggcaggatggaag agctccacccaggagatggtccaggagctggcgcatgggtcctacggctccatctccctggacagggggcaagtgcagcagaccaccgaccttgcccggggctggactgaggggaga cgcggagagtcactcgggcagcggaatgaggcctgcaggatgcgggccctccaggcaggcctgctggagaggctgccgccgtccataggaccagccttggcgcctcgaaacatggccaacgtcaccaccatcgtgtttgactgcgcggctgtcctcacctcccacggggtcctggaccacctacttgctac gatgcggctggcctctctgcgtgtcatctggcctgggtcgcacctgggaggccctgcctaccttccccaggtccagctgcaacatctggggcccaggagggcagagctggaag cgccagttccagagctcctgccggctctagagccagagcaagggccagctccggggccagaggcagctccagctgtagttccaccgtccgcgccggagctggaggcggcctcaccaccagcagcctcacctccagcagcctcacctccatcggcctctccagggccggagcgagcgccatcagcttcagccccagtgccagcttctgagctggagcaagatgcgccattgacttttggacgatctctgcctccagctgccgaagtcaccgcagaagcgagcgccgagctgagagaggagaggcctaagctgctggacttccctccgaagctggtggccgagcagctgacccggatggatgcg gagctgttcaagaaggtggagccccgccactgcctgggttttgtgtggtgccagcggcccaatgggagcaaggagtacctggctcccacggttcgggccactatcaaccagtttcttcacgtgtccggctgcgtcatcacgacgtgccttggggacctcagcatgacggcccaggacagggccagagtcgtcgagctgtggattcaggtggccaag gagtgccgagtccttggaaattatgcgtccctgcgtgccatcgtgtctgctctgcagagcccctccatcagccgtctgcaaaagacatggggacgagttgccag gaagagctctcgaaagttgaagaggttcatcaaagaccagtgggtgagcaggaggcagctggtgaag gaggcgacctctatgttgaccagcctggagacgggccccacaggtgcccagaag gggctcatccccttccttggcacattcctcaattacctactgctgctggacaccaacatggaggattacctggag ggaaatgagatcaattttgagaaaaggagtgag gaattcaaagtcaccgagcagatcttcctgctccaggaggcagtccatctttaccacattgaggctgaggagcgatttggggcctggttcgaggccatggagcccctcagcgaggatgagag ctacagcctgtcctgccacctggagcccccacaggagagggccggcaagatgcgccggtttttcctgcccaagaagaaccgcgcgtctctcagctcagggctcg tcaccagacccctgacgcagaacccagcaacagtggcagatcccggtccttccaacagctcgagtgcagcctgctcttcagcggcggggacgcggctgggaaacacgcggggccccaggccggctcctcccatgctgatggggagaagaacattctaa